One window of the Cotesia glomerata isolate CgM1 linkage group LG10, MPM_Cglom_v2.3, whole genome shotgun sequence genome contains the following:
- the LOC123273475 gene encoding protein crumbs isoform X2, with protein MPRIYARTHQEMLCLLFAVLTSLAIGSLSHSTLAINEDYQEAYFNGTGFLKLGSTISVHQHSGLSFRTCEGGRLFLQTYNDDMISLDVTPDGLIFTAIIDKQRYEAKLIAKLLNNMWYSISLLFKLDNLTLTAAGHSQIIANATYNSAILTLPDYNVNNTLIVGEGFKGCIRQGPGILFNNTYNYGAILGKCPTDLRGCSPCNSNPCRNFGTCKEDEKGDYICICSHPYTGYHCESQLSGRSCKDNPCRNKGICLAFGETDYKCKCAPGWAGRHCEIDINECDPNPCKNGGRCVDGIDTYTCRCESTGYEGKNCEIIIDECVNNPCLNKGHCYGNYGSYLCHCPQGFKGQNCELNLNECISSPCKNGGTCVDDVGSYHCNCLAGFAGEHCERRNNCENRVCPSNSICLDVKGGAQCVCKPGYMGNPPNCSINLCASNPCENGGTCSSNNDGYNCTCPPEWKGSHCHIPVSDWCSVCYNGGTCIETIYGVMCQCPRFWTGSQCKEPVTCRDNLPCRQATSCHDYPGGYYCSCEPGWTGPDCSIDIDECSNDPCRNGGICIDQINNYFCQCLPGFTGKTCQINVDECSSQPCMNGGTCIDSTNGYFCNCTSDYMGEHCEREYDACAINPCTNNGTCTLKPRSKLEYACHCQPGFEGKNCEKDIDDCISVVCPGDRVCVDAVAGYECKCPEGYREPNCTLIVNYCLENPCSNNSTCVDLGELDSFRCDCTPGYTGTICDLDINECELLGNKSCNNGICINTAGSYNCFCRPGLSGDHCEVDVNECLGGPCQHNGTCIDKINSYECRCTLGYGGKDCDINIDECESNPCKNNAVCIDQIAAYTCDCVLGFTGHDCETNINDCESQPCLNYGRCIDGINNYTCDCKNTGFEGDHCETNIDECLSNPCVNQAVCVDDIKTYKCRCFTGYTGQNCEIDINECESSPCQYNGTCLERSNQELYKSNARNLPAIFTQEFSYANASGYECLCVQGLTGQNCEKNINECESNPCIYGKCKDRIGGYTCECDDGFEGDHCEHDIDECMRYQPCQRGNCSDAVADYYCACEPEYGGKNCSVALIGCQGKACQNGGTCWPYLFNETQHRFNCTCPYGFHGDICDHVTTMSLSGSSYVMINTSRDEGYDIQFRFRTTLPNGLLAMGKGTTFYILELVDGKLNLHSSILNRWEGVFIGSGLNNSKWQRVFVAINATHLVLSANDEQTIYPINLNEGSTTSPTTFPTTYIGGTISYLRKLTHGPPFFIGCTEDVIINGEWIYPDMNSDSVLMESIEPRCPREEQCLPNPCKAGGHCTDRWQDFSCKCERPYLGHTCQYNMTAATFGYENIKDGYVTVKVADAARRAMRYIVDISMFIRTREQRGDIFYLGSELSPSDPKYLENTYIAAQLEGGELLVRMQFNGTESYTVDGVKLNDGNNHLIQVIRNLTLVQVKINGTEYFRKTISATGQLNVTVLYLGGLPQVSRYIRQVDRSQMELQVPPNNKVNFKGIIQDVRISNGAETMVVEFFPLKAKDIPPPIQFGNVTLDKEKVLPGEISDPVCKSNPCYHNGTCHVTWNDFWCQCPRGYTGKTCQEMEFCQLQDCPQGSKCQNLDGGYECIANATFDGTSTSFTYVYNQLKKKNIMEFGIDSIEIMYRSNSGGTLMHMAPHGSTDQHFTVSVYKDNVTVAWKLDVLNQDTVSFGKDVADGNWTSIILKLSTNQIVCGYKNTLDETTVHSSTKFNLLAWYDLLSTGAITLGGLASSLWTASGFDKGINGNSVELLEHQLTTSTPPHEMMSGEAFKGCLGEVRIGSMLLHYFTFEQVYGNANFTPSEYLALQSNTSHSIGCQLCFEHECKNNGHCHDELNSYVCDCPSGYTEADCSVDIDECENNNCQNNSTCIDGIANYTCECTRGWQSWQCDKDVNECVPTSPCQHDGVCVNLPGSFKCECPDSFTGELCEQFRLITCKDHPCENGSTCSDVVNHETGDNFTCSCLPGFEGVRCNVAYCNVKNQRCQNGGRCDSFSYQSPQCTCLSGFTGRYCEINIDDCAKDEQGNVPCKNDGACEDGIDNYTCNCTETGYTGPNCSEDIDECALEDYDCGNGKCINLPGSFHCECEPGYCGYNCGMENPCHDDICLNGGTCECNVETNGYVCVCPSGFTGQNCSESEHLLGSQVKDIALIVGPIVAVILAAITVSATLFIIAARKKRATRGTYSPSAQEFSNPRVEMDNVMKPPPEERLI; from the exons TTTTAACGAGCCTCGCTATCGGATCGCTGTCGCACTCGACGCTAGCGATAAATGAAGACTATCAGGAAGCGTATTTCAATGGTACGGGATTCCTCAAGCTCGGCTCGACGATTTCAGTTCATCAACACAGCGGATTAAGCTTCCGAACTTGCGAGGGCGGAAGATTGTTCCTCCAGACCTACAACGATGACATGATTAGTCTGGATGTCACCCCGGACGGGCTGATTTTCACCGCTATCATCGACAAGCAGCGATACGAGGCGAAACTTATCGCTAAGCTGCTTAATAACATGTGGTACAGCATTAGCCTGCTCTTCAAACTCGACAATCTAACTCTCACTGCCGCTGGACACAGTCAA aTCATAGCCAACGCAACTTACAATTCAGCTATTCTCACGCTGCCTgattataatgttaataatactCTAATTGTCGGTGAAGGCTTCAAAGGATGCATTCGTCAAGGACCCggaattctttttaataatacttataattaTGGAGCTATTTTGGGAAAATGTCCCACTGATTTACGTGGTT GCTCGCCGTGTAATAGCAATCCGTGCAGAAATTTTGGAACTTGCAAGGAAGACGAGAAGGGAGACTACATTTGCATTTGTTCTCATCCGTACACGGGTTATCACTGCGAGTCCCAATTGAGCGGACGCTCGTGCAAAGATAATCCCTGCAGAAACAAGGGCATATGTTTGGCATTCGGTGAGACTGACTACAAATGCAAATGTGCTCCTGGATGGGCTGGAAGACACTGCGAAATAGATATTAACGAGTGTGACCCAAATCCCTGCAAAAACGGCGGTCGGTGTGTTGACGGAATCGATACTTACACGTGCAGGTGTGAAAGCACTGG GTACGAAGGTAAAAACTGCGAAATAATCATCGACGAGTGCGTAAACAACCCCTGTTTGAACAAAGGCCACTGCTACGGCAATTACGGCAGCTATTTATGTCACTGTCCGCAAGGATTCAAGGGCCAGAATTGCGAGCTGAATCTCAACGAGTGTATTTCAAGCCCGTGCAAAAACGGAGGTACCTGCGTCGACGACGTCGGGTCTTATCACTGTAATTGCCTAGCGGGTTTTGCCGGAGAGCACTGCGAGAGACGGAATAACTGCGAAAACAGGGTCTGTCCTTCGAACAGCATTTGTCTGGACGTCAAGGGCGGTGCTCAGTGTGTTTGCAAGCCAGGGTACATGGGGAATCCTCCGAACTGCAGCATAAACTTGTGCGCTAGCAACCCCTGCGAAAACGGCGGTACCTGCAGCAGCAATAACGACGGCTACAATTGCACTTGCCCGCCCGAATGGAAAG GATCGCATTGTCATATCCCGGTGTCTGATTGGTGTTCGGTGTGTTATAACGGTGGTACTTGCATTGAAACCATCTATGGTGTGATGTGCCAGTGCCCCAGATTTTGGACTGGATCCCAGTGCAAAGAGCCAGTCACCTGCCGAGATAACTTGCCTTGTAGACAAGCGACTTCTTGCCATGACTAT CCTGGGGGTTATTACTGCAGCTGCGAGCCAGGTTGGACTGGACCGGATTGCTCGATCGACATTGACGAGTGCTCTAATGATCCTTGTCGGAACGGAGGAATTTGTAtcgatcaaataaataattatttttgtcaatGTTTGCCGGGTTTTACGG GTAAGACATGTCAAATAAACGTGGACGAGTGTTCATCGCAGCCATGCATGAACGGCGGAACCTGCATCGACAGTACAAACGGCTACTTCTGTAACTGCACATCTGATTACATGGGGGAGCACTGCGAGCGCGAGTATGACGCCTGCGCAATAAACCCTTGCACGAACAACGGAACCTGCACCCTGAAACCGCGCTCCAAACTAGAGTACGCCTGTCACTGTCAACCGGGCTTCGAGGGCAAGAACTGCGAGAAAGACATCGACGACTGCATCTCTGTAGTCTGTCCAGGAGACCGAGTGTGCGTCGACGCGGTCGCAGGTTACGAGTGCAAGTGTCCAGAAGGCTACCGTGAGCCCAACTGCACCTTAATAGTGAACTACTGCTTGGAAAATCCCTGCAGCAACAATTCAACCTGTGTGGACCTAGGCGAGCTGGACAGCTTCCGTTGCGACTGCACTCCAGGGTACACTGGAACAATCTGCGACCTGGACATCAACGAGTGCGAGTTACTAGGTAACAAGTCCTGCAACAACGGGATCTGCATCAACACCGCCGGCAGCTACAACTGCTTCTGCCGTCCTGGACTTTCCGGGGACCACTGCGAAGTCGACGTGAACGAGTGTCTCGGCGGGCCCTGCCAGCACAACGGGACCTGCATCGACAAGATAAACTCATACGAGTGCAGGTGTACTCTCGGCTATGGTGGGAAAGACTGTGATATCAACATTGACGAGTGCGAGAGCAATCCTTGCAAGAACAACGCCGTCTGCATCGACCAAATCGCAGCTTACACCTGCGACTGCGTTCTAGGATTCACTGGGCACGACTGCGAGACCAACATCAACGACTGCGAGTCCCAGCCGTGTCTAAACTACGGCCGGTGCATCGACGGGATCAACAACTACACCTGCGACTGCAAGAACACCGGATTCGAAGGCGATCATTGCGAGACAAACATCGACGAGTGTCTCTCCAACCCTTGCGTGAACCAAGCCGTCTGCGTCGATGACATAAAAACCTACAAATGCCGCTGCTTCACAG gTTACACCGGGCAGAACTGCGAGATCGACATCAACGAGTGCGAGAGCTCTCCCTGCCAGTACAACGGAACATGCTTGGAAAGATCCAACCAGGAGTTGTACAAGAGCAACGCCAGGAACTTACCTGCAATATTCACCCAAGAATTCAGCTACGCAAACGCCAGCGGGTATGAATGTCTCTGCGTCCAGGGACTGACTGGCCAGAACTGCGAGAAGAACATCAACGAGTGCGAAAGCAACCCTTGCATCTACGGAAAGTGCAAGGACAGAATCGGCGGGTACACTTGCGAGTGCGATGACGGATTCGAAGGCGACCACTGCGAGCATGACATTGATGAATGCATGCGCTACCAACCTTGCCAACGTGGAAACTGCTCCGATGCAGTCGCTGATTATTACTGCGCTTGCGAACCGGAGTACGGTGGGAAGAACTGCTCAGTGGCGCTGATCGGGTGTCAAGGTAAAGCTTGCCAAAACGGAGGAACTTGCTGGCCTTATTTGTTCAACGAAACCCAGCATCGGTTCAACTGCACGTGTCCTTACGGTTTTCACGGGGACATTTGCGACCATGTGACTACTATGTCGCTCAGCGGAAGTTCTTACGTGATGATTAACACGAGTCGTGACGAAGGGTATGATATCCAATTTAGATTCCGGACGACTCTTCCCAACGGACTGCTGGCTATGGGCAAAGGAACTACCTTCTACATCCTGGAGCTGGTTGACGGCAAGCTTAATTTGCACTCCAGTATTTTGAACCGCTGGGAGGGAGTCTTTATAGGAAGCGGGCTTAATAATTCCAAGTGGCAGAGAGTTTTTGTAGCTATCAACGCGACGCATTTGGTGCTGTCTGCTAATGATGAGCAGACTATCTATCCGATTAATTTGAACGAAGGGTCAACGACCTCTCCGACGACTTTCCCGACGACTTACATCGGAGGAACTATCAGCTATCTTCGGAAATTGACTCACGGCCCGCCGTTCTTTATAGGGTGCACTGAAGACGTGATTATTAACGGAGAGTGGATCTACCCGGATATGAATTCTGATAGTGTGCTGATGGAGTCCATTGAGCCTAGGTGTCCTCGCGAGGAGCAGTGTCTTCCGAACCCTTGTAAAGCTGGAGGACACTGTACTGATCGCTGGCAAGACTTTTCTTGTAAGTGCGAGCGACCTTACCTTGGACACACTTGCCAGTACAATATGACTGCTGCGACTTTCGGGTACGAGAATATCAAAGACGGATACGTGACGGTAAAAGTCGCTGACGCTGCAAGACGAGCTATGAGGTACATTGTTGACATTTCGATGTTCATCAGGACTCGCGAGCAGCGGggtgatattttttatctaggATCTGAGTTGAGTCCTTCTGATCCCAAGTACCTGGAGAACACCTACATCGCAGCGCAGCTGGAAGGAGGAGAACTACTGGTGCGCATGCAGTTCAACGGCACTGAGTCTTACACTGTTGATGGAGTCAAGCTCAATGACGGCAACAATCACTTGATCCAGGTGATCAGGAACCTGACTCTTGTCCAGGTTAAGATTAACGGAACCGAGTACTTCAGGAAGACTATTAGTGCTACAGGACAGCTCAATGTTACTGTTCTGTACCTGGGTGGGCTTCCCCAGGTCTCGAGGTATATTAGGCAGGTCGACAGGAGCCAGATGGAGCTCCAGGTCCCGCCGAACAACAAGGTGAATTTCAAGGGTATTATTCAGGACGTGAGAATATCAAACGGAGCCGAGACTATGGTTGTGGAGTTCTTCCCGCTTAAAGCTAAGGATATTCCTCCGCCGATTCAATTCGGAAATGTTACTCTGGATAAGGAAAAGGTGTTGCCTGGTGAAATATCTGATCCGGTTTGCAAGAGCAATCCTTGTTATCATAATGGAACTTGTCATGTGACTTGGAACGACTTCTGGTGCCAGTGTCCGAGAGGGTACACTGGAAAGACTTGTCAGGAAATGGAGTTTTGTCAGCTGCAAGATTGTCCTCAGGGATCCAAGTGCCAGAACCTTGATGGAGGGTACGAGTGCATCGCCAATGCTACTTTTGACGGGACAAGCACTTCTTTCACTTATGTTTACAACCAGTTGAAGAAGAAGAATATTATGGAGTTCGGAATTGACTCCATAGAAATCATGTACAG GTCCAACAGCGGAGGTACTTTGATGCACATGGCGCCTCACGGTTCAACCGACCAGCATTTCACCGTCTCTGTCTACAAAGACAACGTAACAGTCGCCTGGAAATTGGACGTTCTTAACCAAGACACTGTATCTTTCGGCAAAGACGTGGCCGACGGCAACTGGACCTCGATAATTCTCAAGTTGTCCACCAACCAGATAGTCTGCGGGTACAAGAACACTCTAGACGAAACAACAGTGCATTCCAGCACCAAGTTCAACCTGCTAGCGTGGTACGACCTGCTGAGCACCGGAGCGATAACCCTGGGCGGCCTAGCCAGTAGTTTATGGACCGCCAGTGGGTTCGACAAAGGAATCAACGGGAACAGCGTGGAGCTGCTGGAACACCAGCTAACCACTTCGACTCCTCCGCATGAAATGATGTCTGGAGAAGCTTTCAAAGGTTGTTTAGGCGAGGTCAGGATTGGAAGCATGCTCCTGCATTATTTTACATTCGAGCAAGTTTACGGAAACGCGAATTTCACTCCGAGTGAGTACTTGGCGCTGCAGTCAAACACCAGCCACAGCATCGGATGTCAGCTGTGCTTCGAGCACGAGTGCAAGAATAATGGTCACTGTCACGACGAGCTGAACAGCTACGTGTGCGACTGTCCGTCGGGGTACACTGAAGCGGACTGCTCGGTGGACATCGACGAGTGCGAGAACAATAATTGTCAGAACAACTCGACTTGCATTGACGGGATCGCCAATTACACCTGCGAGTGCACTAGAGGCTGGCAGAGCTGGCAGTGCGACAAGGATGTCAACGAGTGTGTGCCAACGAGTCCTTGTCAGCACGATGGAGTGTGCGTCAATCTCCCTGGATCTTTCAAGTGCGAGTGTCCAGACTCCTTCACTGGAGAACTCTGCGAACAATTCCGGCTGATTACTTGCAAGGATCATCCGTGTGAGAACGGGTCCACTTGCAGCGACGTCGTTAATCATGAGACTGGAGATAATTTCACTTGCAGTTGTCTTCCAGGGTTTGAGGGTGTCAGGTGCAACGTCGCTTACTGCAATGTCAAGAACCAGCGGTGCCAGAACGGCGGCCGGTGCGACTCCTTTTCTTATCAGTCGCCACAGTGTACTTGCTTGAGCGGATTTACGGGAAGATATTGCGAGATTAATATTGATGACTGCGCCAAGGATGAGCAAGGCAATGTTCCTTGTAAAAATGACGGAGCTTGTGAGGATGGTATTGATAATTATACTTGCAATTGCACGGAGACAGGGTACACTGGGCCCAATTGCAGTGAAGATATTGATGAGTGCGCGCTTGAGGATTATGACTGCGGAAACGGAAAATGTATCAACTTGCCTGGGTCGTTTCATTGTGAATGCGAGCCTGGGTACTGTGGGTACAATTGCGGGATGGAAAATCCTTGTCATGAt gacaTTTGCTTGAACGGAGGAACTTGCGAGTGCAATGTTGAAACCAATGGGTATGTTTGTGTTTGTCCTTCTGGATTCACGGGGCAAAATTGCTCGGAg tcgGAACATCTGCTGGGAAGTCAAGTAAAGGACATAGCTTTAATCGTCGGACCCATTGTGGCAGTAATTCTCGCGGCGATAACAGTATCTGCAACGCTATTTATAATAGCAGCGCGTAAAAAACGTGCCACCCGCGGGACATACAGCCCCAGTGCGCAAGAATTCAGCAACCCGAGGGTGGAAATGGACAACGTAATGAAACCACCTCCTGAAGAGCGACTGATTTAA